ACACTACACGGCAAGTTGGTCGGATGGGACAGCTATCGTAAAACGTTGGCCGTGCACTGCGAAAAATCTTTGCAAGTTACTTGCGCAGTTCATCTTGATTTTTGTAGTGGTAAAAATGAATAACCTGATACATTTTGGGATGTGacataataaatacattaccaaaCTAATTACGAATTTGGTGTTTAATTACTTTCAGCACAATGAAATGTTTGTgaattttgtatgaattttagtttttttttatatgtgcaaATGGTGTAATTATTTAACAAACTTATTTAGGCTTTGGATGAATTTTAATTTGTGTGTTGCCCATCTTGTTTGATGTGATTGTGTTGTTATAATTGCTGCTACAATTGGGTGcacttgtttttattttgcattaaaaatggGGGCTTGTAATTTAGTGTGATAGATTGGCATGAACACATGTAATATTGTGGTTAggtataaacaaataataaagagAAGACTTTTTACATACAAGTTGATTTTTATTATACGAGTGACTAAACATTTTCATTGCATTATCACAAGGGGGTTTCTGTGAAATTTCTCAATAGtattcctgtattttttttttttttttttttttttccccccatccaGACCACACTGCTGCCTTTGTGTTCTTAATTCACCAACTTTATAATTTTGATGCATTTTGAAATCTAGATTTTCCAAGGTTGCTAACCACCTTTGACGCTTGCCCGCCCtctctatattaaatatcacgttacgttacgttataattaaacccaaaaacgagttttaataagctCAGAAGCAATTCAGCGAAAAAGGTATTTCGTAAATAggggcctactcacgtaatatgcggcaaggaatctgtgcgacgtcgtaggttataaacaaagcaacgaacaatagaataattcattaaagcaaccaaccatcttcgccctttatttttcacgtcgctataaccacacatatttacttagttcgggatataatagtaaatatggacgagttatgtacacAAATGGATATTTTCCTTTCGCCACAGCTGAACATGTACAttgggacgccatcttgtgaacggcgatctaccaactatatttatattttataaaagtttaaaattaaattgtgaaagcaagtttaaatactttttaattcatAGGATTGaagattgaatatatatgtatgtacatataattattttatgccacgtttatcttttctttttaattattaatacagtagaatcccgctggaaCGACCCCTcacgcagacctgccaacattcaaatttaaaaaatcatgaggtcctcgataaaaattttcaggcccataaatacaggttagatataaaaaacaacaaatgagaatctttaaatttaagtgacatacctgtacatatgttacatggtctctgcttcaaaatttatttcaacaaattataggttgcagatttaatttagttgaacataatttagcgctgtcgtgtagtgatcatgcagggccgcaactaaaaaagatgtaaaataacattctgctcgtgtaacactattatcactgttcacagcaaaattaattttttgtagcgacatgtttcacaatgtctcctcttccactatgcgagatagaaaaatcagcacggcacacgtttacaaacgcaaaattgcttcctttacgtgactcgagtattgatggaaactcgttactgtaagctttcgtaaaacttgttttgtaacttttacaaacaaaatcttggggccccgaaaaatcgtgaggaaacactattttggcgtgagggcgtgagatggaccttaaaatcgttcgtgagcctcacaccaaaatcgtgagagttggcaggtctgctcaCGGTTCCTGAAAAAACGGTCGTACTTACGGAAGGGTCGTTCCAGAGAATTTGGGCAATTTTTGGccaataaccccccccccccccccccccccccggccgttTCACGGAAAGAACCGTCCTTTATTTGGGTAGCTTTAAAATAACATCGTGCTAACGTTATGTAACgtgggtagtttattttttatccatttatccccccccccccttcccactctTTCGGTGTCACCATTCGTCCCGCCGCGCCGGATGCCTGCCAGACACGTCTCTCGGCGCCAGGTGAGCTAACGGGCGGCATACATAATAACCAACCGACGTGAGAAGGGAAGCGGACGTCAGAGTATTTTCCCTGGGTTTTAAAAGTGTGACAGCTGAGGTTATAAATAAGGGTcgggccaaaaagctattttacatGGTACGTAACTGGGTGGTTTGAAATATAGAGCGGCCGAAACACAAAAATGGGCCGAAGCGAtggcaacgtttttttttttttttttacagcttcagataatgataaacaaaaaatatatttaagctaTATTCAAGATAACCCGAAAAATTTAATTCCAAATACACTTTTAGTTCAATAAACTATGCTTGTAAGCAGTGGAGCAGTGTATACATATATGTAACAATAACAACAaagaacaattgaaaaaaaaaaaaaactcaccagaTTACAGTATTATCCAACATGATATATGCGGcagctgttaatttttttaagcatttttgttCTTCAAAGTCACACAAGTTAGACACGTCGACGAGacgtaaaacaataaaaaaaaacattaacgaacataaaaaaaataaatacacaacacctAACACTTTATTTATCACcttactttttaaaaaagtccTTTATCGTTGCCTgcttttttttcaagatggcattttCCGCAAACTCTTTCAACTGCGTTAAGCAGGACCCCACAGCATCACTTGCACCATGCCGCCTCAGAAGATATTCATAGACATCCCCAGCTTTGAGGACGTCTCTCGTCGTCGGCACAACTTCTGGTTCTTCTgcttctccctccccctcctcctcctcctcctcctcttcatcTTCATCGCTCGGCTCCTGCCCCTTGACATCATTGGAATCATCATCTTGTGTACCCCAAACTGCAACGTTGTCATCCGCTGTCACGAACTCTGCAAACGTGCAGTCTGGGGCCAATTGCTGCCACGATTCGTCGTCGCATGGCAGAGTGAAAATCTGATGCTGCGGCTTCGTCGAGGGGCCCGGCTGGGGCTTGGCGTCCACTGTGGGTGGGTCGTCAGGGTCGTCAGGGTTTTCAGGGTTGGTGGCAGCGAGAGGCACATCGTCGACTGGTGTGACGAAGTTGGCGTGTCGGAAACAGTTGGCGATTACTTCTGGTTTCAATGCCCTCCAGCTGGTAACAATAGCTTCCGTTGCCCTATACACGTCCCACTTCTTAATCTCTTTCCCGATGTTATGCTGCAACACCATGCTCCGCACAAGCATTTCCCGGTACTTCAGCTTCACCTGCTGGATTATTCCCTGGTCCAGAGGCTGAAGCACGCTGGTGGTGTTCTTAGGCAAGAACACCAGCTCAATATTTCTGAGGTTATCGAGCGGAGGATGCGCAGGGCAATTGTCGACGAACAGGACAACTTTCCTATTCATCACACCCATTTTCGCATCAAAGCTGCGAAGCCACTTCGTGAAAACTGCTGCATTCATCCACGCTTTTTTGTTGAAGTCGTAGTCGCAATGAAGAATGTTCCCCTTGAAACCTCTCGGTTTTTTTGACTTTCCTATTACTAGGGGCTTCATTTTGTCGCTGCCGTTCATGTTGCAGCAAAGGAGGACTGTGAGGCGCTCCTTGCTCCTCTTCGCACCCTTGCATACGTCCCCTTTCACCGCAAGAGTACGGTCTGGCAAGAGGTTATAAAACATCCCCAGCTCGTCTGCGTTGTAAACGTCTCGAGGCTGGTATCGGCTGAGGATGTTCTGAAGCAAGGGCAACCACTCACTTACAGACTTCGGATCAACCGACGCACTTTCGCCGACTATCTTGTGGCTGGATATTCCATGCCGAGCCTTGAAACGATTCAGCCACCCGACTGAACGCTTGAAGTCTGTCAAACCTAACTTCAAAGCAAGTTCGTCCGCCTTTGCCAACATCATTGGCCCACTCACAGGCAAATTTTGAGCTCTCAGCTCACCAAACAACTCCAACATAGCTTCGTCCAAGTTTTCGTACGTCGCGCCTCTCAAATTTTTCAGTTGTACATTGCGGCCTTGCTTCTGTACTGCATTCACAATTTCTTCTCTCTGTTTGagaatcgtgaagagagtagacttcggaatgTTGTATTGCTGCGCTATCTTAGTCTtggaaattgttttcttatccacttgctggatGATCTCATATTTTTTCATTAGCGAAAGTGTATTTCGCTTGGCACTCATTTTCACAAATGCGAAACGAAAatcccaaaaataaaaaatcaaaatcagtgtaaaactgcgtgtgtcgtcaacgatcgttcatagaatcaagccaataattttaccaaatcaaaaaccaaaaacaaatgcgtgtgtcgtcaacaatatacaaaattcacaaaatcaaacCACTAACCAAATCAGCGTCAAGAAACAAAGCGTAATAAgtcgtcaacaataataaaaaccaagaaaTATCCGAATCAACAAGCAAAAGAAGTGTATCCACCAGcgagcaagatcacactaacaaGCCACAAGACAAAGACACGGGATCGAGACGGCAACAGAAATGCGCATGCGCACCACTGTTTACCGTTATCGCTAGGGTGGCCAGTCTGGACTCTgaaggggtggtatctatttttagccatgcGTGCGCCTGCCAACAGTACAGCGCTCACCAAGAAAAACGTGACGCGCAGCGCCGTACATAGTGTGTAGCGCACTTGTTTCACATCcgattttactcttttttttttttcgaattttttcacggttcctcgaaaactGGTCGTTCTTACGGAATGGTCGTTCCAGAGGGGGGTCGTTCGGGAGGGATTCTACtgtatctagtttatacttccaccaccagggcagggaaatttcagcGAGATTCATGTGCACGCAtatcatcccttccaaagaggagtgaGTTTGCCCCTCCCTTccttttcttcgttcccgcgcatttctccctatataaaggcaaggtcatccacctgaagtcagttgatcggcccgatggccagtgaggctggaatccgcccactgaccataggacgatcataggggagCAGCAgaactggctatccgttttctgcagttcgcacccctccttcgtgagccaggccatccgaggacctatctcggcctagggaatttgtcaaccccccccccccccccccccttgacgaTAGGGTGTACTGTGTATAATTCAGTGTATGTTGTGAAAGCCGACACAGGCGAccaattgaactgtttggacattCAGGTCAATTAAAGTTTCCTTGTAAAAATACCGAAATTTTCAATGAATAGTCTAGCCCCATCCCTCACCCCTCTAGCTATTCATCTACGCCAGCAGGCCGCACAGCAGAGGAAACTCAAGGTCACCTCCGTGAAGCCTCCGCCGGGGTTATTTCCACCCCTGGTGCGGATACCCGGACCACCACCAACCCTGGAGGAGCTCGTCCGACGCCAGGAGAACTGCCCGGATCTGCGCTACGGCTTCCCTCTGCCGAGGGGACTCTGCGAACTCTTGCAGACCGCCCTTCCGAGCATCAGCACAACCACCATCAAGAGGCAAAAAGAGGAAGAGCTCAACCAGCATCAGCCACCTCACCTTTTACGCCCCTATCACCTCATTCCACCTCCACTCTCACTCATACCCAGCCCTCCGAGGACCACTGCTCCTGAACAGACCACCAGCCCCCTCGAACCTCCTTCGAGAGACCAGGAACCCAGCCAGAGACGTATACGAAGTATCCTGCGTCTCTATCGGCACTTCCCGGCTCCCCTGTCACCCATCATCCAGGGATGAAGCAGACCAGGACATCCAGGGATCTACAAACAGCCGTCTCCAATACCGTTCCAGCCCGGAGACGGACGCGTCCGCAACCCCTGCGCCGCCCCTCCAAGAAGACTGCCCAGCCATAATCCTGCCTCAAGACCAGTTCGACCTTCTCCACCCCTGTCTACCCCTGTAAacaggatacctggctctcacccaagagggcttGATGCGATAAAGAGATCACCTTTAAATTTCACACTCTCTTATAATCATAAGGAATTATGCTTTCTCTTAGTAAGCTTAGTTTCTTTGATgcaagtaaattaaaatttttttttttcacaaagatAGCTTTTGAAcacaaaaatgataaaaaaaaatattgacaaatcACAGGCATGGAATAGTATTTATGTGCTTGTGAGATGACTACTTTCAAGATTATGGCAATTCAAAAAGTAAATCCTTATTGCATACAAATCAGCAGAAACAGTTAAAATGAAGTTACAGAACAAATTTTTTCAGTTCATGTGAAATCATGGTatttaataacagtaataaaTAACCTTTTCATCGGACATTTCGGTACCACTTTAAAGTAAATTGGTTTTTCAAATCAAAACTTTTTTGTTATGCTTTATGTATAATCTTGAACTGTGTTGTGGTCGGATGATGGCAGCCTTTATGCTGCTGTGAATTTTCGGTAAAGGATAATAAAAAGCAATAAAAATCGGTCATGGTTCTCAAGAGACTTTATTTTAATCATGAAACATTTAAAGCAacgtttttatgaaatttgaACAGTACATATTTCCGAACCCAACAAATTCAAGAgtgttttaatgtttgtgtaattCAGACCAGTTTTGAGCTGGCTGGGAGGGCTAGGTTgcatagctgccaaccattacggattgtccgtaattattacggtgtAGTGACATATATTACTGAATCACGGGTTGGTAAGAAAGTATtacggtttttttttacaaaaaccacaaaaagCAGTTTACGTAATATTTGTTTACTATGGAACGATATCGCTGACGCTGTGAGTACGATAGCTATCGCTGTCGATATCTTGCAATAGTAGCGCTGTTGCGGCGATTTTTTCAAGCAGTCTCGGCATCCTTTTCGTGTTAACTGTAAACATGGTCGTTAGGTTTGGATTGCGTGGGCGACACATCACTTATTTTACGGTTTAAGAGTGGCAGCGTCACTTATTTTACCGTTTCAGAGTGGCATTGAAAATACGATGAAGCGTGCTGCTGTGCGGAGTGAAAGTACTAGCAAAAGAACACCTGTATTACAAAAATACCGGGACATTTATGCAAGTGAATGGCCGTATTTTTCACGTTCATCTGTGTCTGAGAATCATGTATTCTGCAACGTCTGTAATAGTGATTTTTCGGTTGCCCACAGAGGTAGAGACAACTGCCGAAGACATTTTGAATGCAAGAAACACCGAGATTATGCGAAAGTGAAATCAGACAATAAATCTATTTCgtctttttttgtaaacagtggTGATACGGATGTTACGAATGCAGATTTGTTGTTCACTTCATTTCTAGTTGAGCATAATATCCCATTATCAGTCTCCGACCACTCAGGTAATTTATTTAGGGCTATGTTTCCTGATTCAAAGATTGCACATAAATATGGTTGTGCTAGAACCAAGACGAATGCATTGGTTCAGCAAATGGCAAGTGAATCAGAAAGAGAAATAATTTCTATTTTGCAGCAGGTGCCGTTCTCGTTGGCAACTGATGGAAGTACTGATTCCAATTCTGTGACGCTGTACCCtttggtttttttgtttttcaatccAGCTCGAGGTCAGGTATCTGTTGTACTTTTGTCGGTTTTGGAAACTAGTGACAACACCGAGTTAGGAATTTTTTCAGTTATCAATAAAGCGCTCTGTTCTCTCAGAATTCCATGGGAAAACTGCATTGCATTTGCTTCAGATAATGCAAACACAATGACAGGTGAAACAAAAGGAGTAATATCCTTTGTAAAAGAACTCCACCCTGCAGTTGTAATGCAGTGCTGTTCATGCCATTTAGTAAATTTGGCAGCTCAGAAGGCATCCTCACATCTGTTAGTAAATGTTGAAAACTTCTTAGTGCAACTATTTTATTACTTAGAAAAAATCtctaaagaggaagaatactttCAAGGTGTACCAGAAAATTTGTGAGATGAAAAGTCACAAAATTTTGAAGTATGTAAGTACACGTTGGCTTTCTTTGCTTGATTGCATTACTTGGGTTGTAGACCAGTGGGAAGCCTTACAAATGTTGTTCTGTCATGGTCCTCTTCTGAAAGTGGATTCAACAAATAAACAGCATTCAATGTTGAGGTCATTAATGCAGGATCCTGTCACAAAGCTGTACTGTTATTTTTTGGAGTCTGTTCTCCCAGTTTTTAATTGTGTTAATGTGTATTTACAGCAGGAAGCCCCTGTCATACACATCTTGAGAAGAAAGTTTGTTGGTCTTCTGACAGACTTATTTATGAGGTTTATCAAACCATCTGCTCTGAAACTTGGAGCCACTTCAATCACAGAGGTTGAATTTCAGAAGGTTAAAAATCAAAAGTCTGATTCGGAGCTGGTGATTGGTGCGAAAACTAGGGCATACTTACAGGAAAAGTCTGTAAAAGATATAGATGTTAGAAATTTCTATTCTTCTGTGAGGGAGTTTTATGTTGCAGCttgtatttatacattttgaAAAAGTTTCCTCTTAATGACGTATTCTTAAAACATGCAGAGGTAGCTGACATTTCTGTTAGGCAAGATGTTTCATTTACTTCTGTAGAGTATTTCGtccatagatttccaaaacttaTAGAAGAAAGTCAGCGTGACAGGCTCGAAGAAGAGATTGCAGCCTATCAATTCGAAAATTTCACAGACGACATTGTAAATTGTTCAAGGTCTGATGAAAGTTGGTGGAAAATAAGTCAGttgaaaaatgaaagtggtcaaattaaatacagtgccctAAGTAAAGTAATGTTTGCATTATTGAGTGTCGCTCATAGCAATGCCTCCACAGAGTGAATTTTTAGTTCTGTGCGAAAAAATCATACTGAATTTAGGCCGTCATTGTCAACAGTCTCTTTCTGCACTTCTAATTCAAAAAGTAAAGACTGCATCAGATGGCGAAGTGTGCTTCAAGAAACATTTTTCCCAAAAAACAGTTGCAGGCTGCAAAATATGCAACGAAACATCTGACTTCAAGAGTTTAATGTTAGTGTAAAGTGTATGACACAGACAACATAGACGTTTTATGTGAAAAAtgcatttcttcatttcaaaatgcTGTTATCAGTGggcctatgctgaaaaatgtagttTAATGTATGTTCTGTAGTGTTATTAACAAGGGTGTTGGGGATGGGGTAACTAAAcatccccccccaccccccgcaaCTCACCACACTGAATCCTGGATATGCCTCCGAGTGATTACTGATGACTGGCATGAAAGGTTGGCAGCTATGAGGTTGTAACAAGATCTCGTATTACATTATGCTCATATTCAGTCTcgcttattaattttatttaaaaaatcaccGTGTGGTGCAAAAGAATTGTAAGAAAACTTCATTACAAGGTCATGAAAAGAAGGCCTGAAATTAGTTCACAAGCCCCTGACTGTCATTCTGCTTGCTGTTTGAACATCGGTTGAAATCAAATCCGTAACTGCAGTTAGTGGTCAGTATTCCAATGTTGGGAAACCACCTATACTTGGACGTTCTTGTGCTTGCCCGCGTCGAATATTCCCAGTGTTTTGGAAGTTGGCAACCGATTCAGGCTGAGACCTCTGTCACTGACTGACCTGCTTTCAAGACTCCTGATGTTTATGTTTATTCATTGTGCTAGCGCTGTCGATACTTTCCCCCAAAAGCACAAAGCATACATTGACGAATGAGAATCTTGCATGAAAGGAAGACATGCTAAACTTCCTGGTAATTATTTACGACGATCACTCATCTATCGTAGACCATTCTCAACATTGACACCAGTGTACTAGTCCACTTATTTAAGTAAAGAAATGGAAGTCCCATTGCACACAAAACctttagtaaattatttaatgaGTAATTCCTTTAGTCAGGCTATTAATCTGcatgatatatatattatatatataaataaaatcatacaaCTGCCATAACAAACATTTGAATTTGTAATGGTTTAGGGTCTAGGGACCATGAAATGATAAACTAAGTAGAAATTATTTTCCTGAAGTCGGGCACAACTACAATATGTATTCTAGTTTCAAAATATACCTAAAAGTGTATTGCAGCATCCCTCATGTTgtacagttttagtcatgaacGTTGACACCTTACAAGCCGATGTGCTAGATTTGCTGCACATCACCATAGTTGCTTGGTTCATcgattgggggaaaaaaaactggcacataaatgggggggggggggggaaatgcttagtattttaaaaacacagGCACATAGTAATGACAATTCATAAAAATGTTCTGAACAAATTATATTGCATACTATTGTATCATAAAAAGTATTTTACATTTTGAGAATATCCAACACACACAAAATTGCTTTCAATATTGTACTTGACAGTGTTCACAGTACAGAAAGACTGGTAGCCAAAATAACCAATGGTACACTGTCGTTAAGTTACAACTATTACATTTAGACATGAAAAAATGGTGTTCTGCTTCTAATGTCCTAAGCTAGGCTACTTTCACTGCATGTATATCAGAAGAATGAGTCAACAATAACTGAACTACAGATAAATATACTTACAAAAGTTTTTCCAACTCCTCACGTCGTTATTCGTATACATCTTAAGGCTGCATTTACATGTAATTTCAGGTGAGAAAGATGGCTTTTGGTTCAGATGTACAACTACGTTCATTTAATGATTCATGCACTAAagtaacaaattttgaaaaaaatcacaTACACACCCCTCTTTGCTCCTGGAAATCATATTGTAAGATGTAGGAAAGTGCAAAAAGAGGACAATTCACAGTGCACTAGTTTTTTCATGGGCCACAGAAAATGGTTGGCCTATACAAATGTGTTTTAgtccaaaataaattcaaacagaaattatataaaaatatatgagAATATGAACATTCAATCCAAGTAACaagaaagtaataattttttttgtgacatctaaaatataacatttattacaCTAGACTACATAAGTTCATTGTTTGCTTGACTTGTTTTCAACTTCATAACATTTCTGGACTGCAGACTGTCCCCCCAGCGTGAGCTTAGGAGATCTGCTGCTTCacattttgaaataaaacacCGGGTCGTTATGTTGAGCTCATTAAACCCGGACTGTACGCATTTGCATGGGCTGGAgctgagggagggggaggggaggctcGCTCACATTTGCAAATAATAACTGCAACGTGGGGATGATAAACATAATTCAATTATACaaagaaaaaattagaatatgaagttTTTCGCTTATTGCATGCCTATAGgc
This genomic stretch from Bacillus rossius redtenbacheri isolate Brsri chromosome 16, Brsri_v3, whole genome shotgun sequence harbors:
- the LOC134540324 gene encoding tigger transposable element-derived protein 6-like, which translates into the protein MSVWPPAPWLALNNVYVGEMLHHRLLLEHRKEGPPSSPADHHPHHHPHQCGNPCSICSLNLSGQFSWRRTSSSRVGGGPGIRTRGGNNPGGGFTENILSRYQPRDVYNADELGMFYNLLPDRTLAVKGDVCKGAKRSKERLTVLLCCNMNGSDKMKPLVIGKSKKPRGFKGNILHCDYDFNKKAWMNAAVFTKWLRSFDAKMGVMNRKVVLFVDNCPAHPPLDNLRNIELVFLPKNTTSVLQPLDQGIIQQVKLKYREMLVRSMVLQHNIGKEIKKWDVYRATEAIVTSWRALKPEVIANCFRHANFVTPVDDVPLAATNPENPDDPDDPPTVDAKPQPGPSTKPQHQIFTLPCDDESWQQLAPDCTFAEFVTADDNVAVWGTQDDDSNDVKGQEPSDEDEEEEEEEEGEGEAEEPEVVPTTRDVLKAGDVYEYLLRRHGASDAVGSCLTQLKEFAENAILKKKQATIKDFFKK